From the genome of Myxocyprinus asiaticus isolate MX2 ecotype Aquarium Trade chromosome 39, UBuf_Myxa_2, whole genome shotgun sequence:
tttcagctctgttgttccattcaatgcaagtgaatggtggccagaattttgaatctttaaaaagcacataaaactagcataaaagtaattactaATACTCCAGTGGTAAATTCCATAtcttaaagtccttttttactataaatctggatgggtgagtaaatgatgagagaatttaattttttacccggatcaaaccttGACCTCCCTGACCTTcatcgtgaccaaatcactgcaaggaaataaaactttttttattttgtaatatattattattagggctgtcaatcgataaaaaatttttatcgaattaattacatggtacggcgattaattaatcgaattaatcgcaattgatcgcatatataaatatttgcttagaaagccccacaaataacaataattcaaagaataataattaaatacttataaacaattatatttaaatcattataaataaaatatatattataaaaaataataatatagataattaaaatgcattgtatCATTGTGGCACACAACTAAAGCATTAAAAcagatggtaacactttacaataaggttccatttgttaacattagttaataacattagttaacatgaactaacaatgtgcaatatttttacagcttttattaatcttagttcatgttaatttcaacatatactaatacatttctcaaatcaaaagttgtgtttgttaacattagtaaatgcattatgaactaacatgaacttacaatcaacaattgtatttttattaactaatattaacaaagattaataaatgctgtaaacaatatattgttaactgtttgttcatgatacataatgcattaactaatatgaacaaatagaaccttattgtaaagtgttaccaaaaagacaatttaaaaagtggctttagtatgcaatattttgtttatttccatattattgaacttatgtcatctgcctatcattggcttacagttcacacaatccattttgcgatagaattcgtcaatcagtccgagatatatttattatgagggcttttctaaggatgcgtcaatgcacacctgcgtcagatgcttttggagcgtctcgtttgcgtcgcgtcataaacataccgtttttaggtcgctgtgtcaagttaaacatagtttcaAGCTTAGAAAATCACGTCTTGAGATCCTTGCATTCATATTTGCGCtctatcaagctgtgtttgaacgcaagactGTGTTCTTATCTTGTTTTGTCTACTGTCgttgagtgtggtttgttctctgtataaccgCCTTGCCCAAACATCTGaatttcacttactgccccctggagaaaacaggtggtacttcaggcttgaattgctcagatggaaggattCCTTATCACGGTCCGGGGACACAATtacttgcattattattttttttgtgcgttattttttatataattaatcgcatggaattaacgcgttaaatcgacagccctaattattataagtagtatttatggaaatattaatagtggagacaggaaacaggacaggaaaaagtgggacaaaaggcaaaATCGAACCCAGGTTGTCTGCACGAAAAGCTCACACGGACGTTACACCCCACGTCACTGCAGCGACAGGGGTGCAGTTGTCTTcagtttctgtgtttccaccagactactgcAGTGCAAAttgctgcactgtgtggcaggctATATTTACACCTagcgcaaatagtcactccgttttggttttgttttttgctctggGGGAAAAAAGGTTCACCAAACTGTTCCTAATATGACCAGTAAGGTGTATTTACAATGTAAATCGGgttagttttgatttcatgttgactttttaaTGTGCAGGTGCTGTTTGAACGGGTAACCTTCGACCTGGAAGAGCTTCAGGAGGCCATACGCATTATTGACAAGGATGTTCCCCGAACGGACAGAGATCTGCCTTACTATCGGTAAGACCTAACGAAGTTGTGCATATAATATGCCAAATACAGAAAATGCTGTATGTGCAACTttttctggtttcaatacaagctaagctcaatcaacaacatttgtggcataatgtagataactgcaaaaaattatttttacttgcccctccttttctttaaaaaaaaaaaaaaaggaaaaatctgggttaccgtgaggcacttacaatggaagtgaatgggggccaatttttgaatgttaaaatactcactgtttcaaaagtatagtcacaagacataaaggatatgcgtgttaatgtgattttagtgtgataaaatcacttactaaccttttctgtgtaaagttatagccaattatacaactttgttgtcatgacaatgtaatgccaacgaaccctaaaaccctaaaatgatagTAAAAATTAccatttatacaactttacagctcaaataatacatgagttttaacagaagaattaatgctagtgcttttattaaattataagtttcacatttctgtttaaaccctccaaaaattgtccccattcacttccattgtaaatgactcactgtaacctccattttcactttttttaaagaaaggtagggacgagtttaaattaattttgtggtaatcaacattatgccacaaatgctgtcaactgagattaacttgcattgaacccagaatattcctataaCATCTTGTTCTGGCTCTATGGAGCTCAAAACAACAGAGACAGACATGCACTTAGCAGGCTTTGTTTATGCCTCAATGAATGATTATATCTGCTCACTTCCTTAAAGACTTCCTTGTTCAGATGATTGAttttcttttgttcatttttatggCTGTATAGCCACTATATAGCATAGTGCTTCCGTGTTAATAAGGTCTGCTGTCTTTTGTGTGATAGTCTAGAACAGATCCACCATCTCTGTTTTGCCTTTGGTGCAATTGGAAACGGGAATTAGCACTGACATTTCAGAGATAGTCTACATTTTTAAAGTTGACCTGTAAAGTTCAATGTTGTTGGACTGTTATACATGATGTTACTTTCGTCAAACAACACAGTTCCTCAGAATTCTTCGAAGTCAGTTATTCCGTACTCATGTTTAAACAGACAAGGTGTGTGAAACATATGGCTCATTTTCCATCACATATGTTGGTTGCCAGTGCTAAGCATTGCCACACCAGTTTATCAAACAACCTTGGAACTCAAAGCAACTAACACTCATATCAGCCCTCATATCAGATTGGGAGAGAGGTTCTATCACACCATTTTACTGTGGTTAAACAATAACTAGCTGATGATTTGAATACTGTCAGTTTTGCTCACTGCAAATAGACCATGTAGAATTCACAATAATGCCAGTTTAGTAGCAGTAGAAATGTGTAACTCTTGCCTGAATCCACTGAGGCCTTTGGTTCTAAACTGTAATGtgataattacatttttctttttctttttttggggggattttctcccctttttcttccgaatttggaatgcccaattcccaatgtgctctaagtcctcgtggtggcgtagtgacccgactcaatccgggtggcggaggatgaatctcagttgcctccgcgtctgagaccatcaacccacgcatcttatcacgtggcttgttgagcacgttaccgcggagacattgcgcatgtagaggcttcacgccatccatcatggcatccgcgcacaactcaccacgcgccctacagagagcgaaccacattatagcgagcacgaggaggttaccccatgtgactctaccctccctagcaaccgggccaatttggttgcttaggaggcctggctggattCACTTAGCACACCTTGGGATtggaactcgcgaactccaggggtggtagtcggcgtctttactcgctgagcaatTTCTGAACAATTTGTAAACATTGGATGCACAACAATCACTCATGCAAAATTAAGACAACTTTAgccaaatataaatgaaaaaaatatatactgactTATCTCAAAACTCCTTCATAAAAGGTAttactattatattatcatttattattacaCTAGGCATAAATAGCACCTGCTACACTGcgcagctatttgcactcaaGTAGTCTGATGGAAACAcacaaattaaagacaaactgcacccttaAGTGTGGTTGCAATGGCGTTGTGTGTAAAACGATATGGATGTGCTTTTTTCGTGCAGATGACCCGGGTTCGATGcccccttttgtcccacttttcacTTTTATATCGCAAATGAATTTAAAGGTTGAttgcctcgcagtgatttggtcacattCGGGGAGTTGAAAGAAATGTTTGATATGGGTAATATTAACCAGtgctttactatagtaatattgtagtaactatgttttttggcggaagccatagttttaatgcaattagccatggtgttactacagtaatatggtgttaatatagaaaccatgtttaattttgtagttatgattttactacaaaataccacggTGAAAtgatggttactgtagtaaaaccatggttaatttttgtaagggaaggttagggttgggttttggGTTAAGGTTTGGTGTAGGGAGTctggggggttgcagcatgaagcatttacatgtttacattgatcatggtataaatattgtcggggtgggggggtgggggggggggggtttagggGGGGCTGTACTTGCTTGATTTGacccccccggaatctacgcccctgagtgAATGCTACTTTGGGTAGGTTAATTTTTTAATGTCActttctgcatagccacataccttgAAGTCTTGGACAATTTGATATTGAACAATTTCACTGTTCTTGcccagggggaaaaaaaaaacaaaaaaacaattgtgtggCACAAAACGATAAAAAACTCAAATAAATTagaaaaggtaacatacaaaaatatcaaaacaatgttttttgcaaGCGAATATTGTGAttaataaactgtataaatgtatgtCATTTAAATGTGACAACACCTGACGTTTATgatcaaaaaatgtatttttttttttcctaaaaatatCTATTCATAAAATAGTTATTCCAGTGTGAgttgattatgtttgcttgtttaccaaGGAGCtgttacaaaaaaatattatgataGTGAAAATTTATTTTGAGGGATGAATTCACAAAAgtgattctaatttaagagggttttgattTAGGTGATTGAAAcagcatacaaaaccactgctagagaaaacacacatttgtacaATTTGAGTTTTGACAAATCGTAATACACAATAAAATTATTGCATGTGAGCATCAAAGGTCCTGtcatttattgtttttctcttttaaaaatacatacCAACTTATTAAATTGCTCCTACAACAATTACAATTATTtcttataaaaaataactttctaatctgctgttttttgtttgtttttgtttttgtttttttttcacaggaaTGAAGGCTTGGGAAACCTACTTGTGTTAAGAGATATCCTGATCACATTTGCTGCTTTTCATCCAGGTATTTGGTTGTAAACATATTTGTCCTTTCATATTTGGATTTATTTGTTCAGATGTGTTCGTTTGCGTGAAACCTATTTCTCCTAGGAAGAGGGTGGCTGAATTGAGAAGTCttatgttcattttctgttgtgtgtgtgaatagTTTTCAAGCTTTATCATCAGTTTCTTGCActcattctctttctctgcaGAAGTGAGTTACGCTCAGGGTATGAATGACCTGTGCAGCCGCTTTCTGGAGGTACTGGACTCAGAAGTAGACACATACTGGAGTTTCTCCTGTTACATGGAGAAGTTTTCCAAAGACTTCTGTGCTGATGGACTGTATCGCAAAATGGGTGGGTTACCctgttaataaaaatattgattctatgTTTTTTAGTGATCAACCAATATTGGTTTGGATGACTGATATGatactgattattttagtgttaaaTTGTCCTATAATAAACAATATGATTAACTGATTTTTAATTCTTGTTATATTTCTGATTTTAGGCACATTAACAACTTAATCATTTATCAGTAACCTCTGGTGGGCTGCTTTACAAAAGTAATATTGTGCACAGTCTCCAAATAACTAATTTGACTAATTTTAGTAGCAATATACAATTGTTTAAAGCCCATcacttaattaatatttaaaaattaaagtcTTTTGTGCCCATCTTTATCTGTAGACCTGATATTAAAGAACCTATAACTGATTAAGTGGAAAAGTATAAATATTGGTTAAAAAAAGTATCGGTCAGAACGATTATAGGTCGATCTCTAATTTTTTTCATGAGTGTTGCAAAGGGGTGGAACTCTTAATTTTTAATTGTTCGTAATAGCGTATTGGTAAAAACTGTAAAAAGCTGTTTCTGCTGTGGTGTTTCTCAGAGTTGGAGGCTGCTTTACTAAAGGAACTGGATCCTCAGCTGCATTCTCATCTGGTCACAGATAACATGGATAGACTCACATTctgtcacaggtgtgtgtgtgtgtgtacatgtttatactacattgtggggaccaaatgtccccacaaggataataaaatctgagatcacctaccttgtggggcccagccaccggtccccacgagggaaatggcttattaaacatactaaacaatgtttttttttgaaaatgtaaaaatgcaaaaagttttctgtgagggttaggtttaggggtagggttagggttaggggatagaaattatcattagatctgtataaaatccataaaatgcatggagggctatggagagtccccacaatgatataaaaacaagtttgtttgtgtgtgtgtgtgtgtgtgtgtgtgtgtgtatgtgtgtgtgtatacagggtGATTTCAGCTAAATTAGGCCACTTTTTAAAATTGAGATGATTGTCAAAAAGTGTCCGACTTTACTTGAATTCACCCTGCCTGCTCTACTTTACTTCATTGTTTTTCCAACCTAACTCATTTTCTTCTATTTGTCTCTCCTACTTTATTTACATACCATCGCTTTTCTTTTCTAGTCGTCAGTTGGTAATTAATATAGCATGACTCTTCCCAAACCACCCTTCATTATCTTTAGGTGGCTGCTGTTGGGTTTCCAGCGTGAGTTTCAACACAGCGATGCTCTGCGTCTATTTGAAATTCTCAGCTGTGATCACCTGGAGCTCATCTCACAGCAGGTGGATCGAGCTCGATATCGGGAGAGACTGGCGCGAAAACACAGCCTGGGTATGAGTtgaggtcatgggtttgattcagaGAATGCATGGACGGATAAAATTTACTGTATAGATAAAAGGCATGCTGTAAAGTGACTGCCGAAAGCATTCATGTAAATGTTTTTAGGCAATCAGACTTAGGATTGTTGTGAAGTGATAGGCACCTGAGTGGCACCATCAAGTTTTTTGATTGGGTAGCATGCAGGCTGCAATCTTTTTTGCTGTCTACTGAGTctagggctgtcacagaaacaggtGTGATTTCTCATGACATCTGTTTCAGTTATACTGTATCTGTCACTTAATCGCAGCAGCTTTGATGTAatacattgacaaataaggttgtccgaggtgataacaAAAAGATCTTTTAATAATCTAGCTTAAAACACACGTCAAGATTGTAAAaatttaatctttgtgtccaaatTGGTTTCATAtagttttgaaaaacatttgttgcattttctaaaaaagaaaataaacaaaaaataaaataaattaaaaaaaaattaaggacaccacaaatgtcatgtggtgACATTTCAAGTCACCACATgaccatcaagtaaaatgtattactttccttgcacctttaAAACATGTGTACATGTATTACGTGTGTACGTGTGTATCTTGATATGTTTaatgtacattgttttttttataacttaAGAGATCTGgtccaaaacaataaataaatgagcgtcacttcattgacccacagacttaatacatttaatgtgatttttttaaacactattttGATTTGTGATTGTGTGATCTCCAGAGGATGAACCTTTGACGGAAGCTCAGGCAGTCAACACAGACTTCACCTTTGAACTCTTCATGTGTGCTACTATCCTGCTGGAAAACAGAGATACTCTACTGAACTGCAGGAATGAGGTGCAGCTCATTCAGTTTACAAGCAGGTGTGTGTGGGGATGAGTTTTTAGATTGGTACCCTTTCGAATTTATTATCAATTAGATCCATTTTGGAATTTAGGATATGCACTTTTTGTATCCTTGTTGTTATCTTGATATTTTATTACCTTTATACAGATGTTAGAAATAGAGGTATTCAGTACAGTGGCTCCAATAATTAGTACAATTTAGCCAcacatttttaaatcactttCAACTAGCTGGTCTCAAGATGATTTTTGGGATGTATGATGTCAGGCCCCCTCaaattcacacaggtgtcttAGCTAACAGAGTAACAACAGGTCCACTAACATTTCCCAACCAAAAAGTTTCCAaacactttttgtcttcatttcaaaatgtactgaatatctgttgttttatcatttaaatcctatcaaacttcttttaaaaaaactatttagcttaaaaatgtgctgtataaatcccacttggtttaatattttgtcatgtaatgcaatgaaattcttaCATTATGTGTACagtagcttaaaggaatattccaggttcaatacaagccaaactcaatcaacagcattcatggcataatgttgattaccacaaaaaattttttaatctcgtcccttgtttattaaaaaacaaaaagtacagGAAAgtgtttacaatggaagtaaatgggaacAGTCCagaaacgttaaaatacacattgttttaaaagcataatttcagtgtgataaaatcacttagtaaTCTGATcagtgtaaagttttatccaatattaTAACTTTATTGTCAGAACAATGCAACGTCAGTAAACACCATGTGGAACTGAGATGTTATCACATTGATatcatgttaacatttatatttcttacGTCTTGtgattatacttttgaaacagtgtgtattttaatgtttatagactggctccattgacttccattgtaaatgtcttacagtaactgcaattttttcaaatacattttttgtggtaaccaatatAATtctacaaatgctgttaattgagcttaacttgcattgaacccagaatatttctttaaatgtccaaatgcagtttggggccactgtataattGAGTGTTTTCATGTTTCTCACGGAGCACAAGAAGTTACCAACAAGTCTAACAGTGCTGTCACTGGTCAGTCTGCAGGGCAAGTTGGACCTGAACAGCACCTTACAAAAAGCTGAGGAACATTTTTATAACTACTGCAAACGCTCAGCTTGGGACTATTTGAGCGCTCGCTATCGCTTGCGCAGAAGCAAAGAGGACAACTTCTTATATCAACTCCGTAACCTTTTCTCCTGAGACCAAAAGGCCTGCATGGAATTTTTCTGGGAAAGGTGTTGTTGACTGATACTCATGAAACTCAGGGTCTTGGGCTTTGTGCTCCCATGGGACCATCTGATTTTATTCTGAAGAATGATGCTGCTTTTAGCTGGGTATTGATTCAGGAATAATTCAAGGATGAAGGATTTTCCATTCCAAACCATTTCAGTTTCTTCTAAGATGATTGTTGGATCTCAGTTTATGAGCCTTCTATTATGGTGTCAGGGTTTAGTTCTCcaacaaatgaaaattcacttattatttactcaccctcatgttgttccaaacccatatgctcttgttttttgttttgtttttccgtggaatacaaaaaggagaaattttgaagaatcgtTACACAGCTCTTTTTTATACTGCAACAATTTATTGTGACCgcaactgtcaagctccaaaagaaaaacaaaaaacaaaacaaaaaaaaaacactacatgTACCATATAGTTAGTCCAAATGGCTTTAATTTATTCACTGAAAGTCTTCCATTCCGCCAAAGCTTTTCAATCTCATTCAGTATGTGTCTGATTCAAAGATTGAGCATTGACATGTCACGCCAGGTTTGAAGCTATTGGTTCTTGTACGtgaacttttatggtgttttgtttAGCACTTTTTGTTGTCTTCCAAATAATAGCATGCAGGTTTGAaatgacttgagggtgaataaataaatgacagaattttcattttagcttgaactattccttttaagaaaTAAGACACTTACTTGATTACTTTAAATACTTCACCACCATAGTTTTAATTACCTTTTACCCTCATTGTGCTTGAAAATATAGGTAGCAttttggaataattttttttattattttttttattcttttggtaTCACTCAACACTTGATTAAGCCCATTGACTGCAGATATGCTTCATTTGTTACAGTGAAGCATGCAATATCAGACTTGGCAACACAGGGAATAGAAATTCTACTGCTAATCTAAGCAGGACCTGACCTGTGAGTATTATTCAATCTCACAAGTATCAAGTGCTGGCTTATGTATAGGCCACATTAGaacacaatataataataaacactTGCTGTTCAGATGTAAAGTTCTAGAAGACCCTCTGTAGTGTTCCATGACCAAATGTAAAGAGTTCTCAAATTTCAACTCATCAGAAATAGCTTATTGAGGGGTTGGGGGTGACACCAGGACCCCCTTTACCCTGAGTCTGTACCCTTGTTTTAATATGTAAAGGCCACGAAATATAAGTGTACATGGGTATGTggaatattatacaaataatgtcACTTTTAAATAGGATGCAATGGTTAAATCATTTCTTAAATGTATATTTGGTTATTATGAACTGACAAAATATGACACTACTTATTCAGAGAGTGAGTGCTGTTAAAGTGTGTTTTCTACAGAATGACCGATCAACACTTCGGGGATCGGGGACTGTTATTTTAATGCAACCCACAGATTTTTGGATTATACTTTGAAGTTTGCACatcattttatggtgttttaaatgaatgtttagggttcaatacaagttatgttcaatcgacagcatttgtagcataatgtttttttttttttttttgacttgtcccttgtttatttaaagaaaaagaaaaaattgtgcttacaataaggcacttataatggaagtcaatggggtcagtccataaacgttaataAACACACTGttaaaagcatagccacaagatgtaaacattatacatgtttacatgatattagagttataatatttattttctgcattatgttagtgtgataaaattgctcacAGGGTTTAAACATAGGgttgcattgtcatggcaacacttCGTCCCATCACTTTCATTGTGAATGCCTTTCTATAAcagcaatttttgctttttatttatttctatttttatataaacaagggacaagtctatataattattttgtggtaatcaatattttgccacaaatgatATTGAGcctaacttgaattgaacctagAACATTACTTAAATTAATGCAGCAAGAGTTAAAAGCAATGTTAAATAAAGTGTTTGAATCCCAGActgcttttctttctttattttattttatttatttatttttttgtttttttttgtttgaggtgACAGAGCTATGTGATGTCTCTGTACTTCATATCGTTCAtgaactgtatactgtatatgagtgtgtatgtgtgagagatgTTGAGAGGGAAAGGGTGTGAgtgttttattttaagattacTGTGACATTTAAGCTGTCTCTTTCTAGAGAGTCACTTCACAAAAATAGACTCATCCACACTGGCCTTTTTGATTCCACAATACTGCCCTAAAGTAACATATTCTTGTGAAATAAAGTGTGGCAATCTGAATATGACTGCTTGGCCTCATACAGAGGCTTCTCTAAACAAAATTACACATACTCATAAAGCTGAGCTGTAAAACATAATATTTAGACTACGACATTAGATGCACAGAATGCAAATGTGTTGTGTATGGAGGCTAAGACTGTgttaaattatgaaaaacattattttaagtcCATAATTGGGacttttaaatgtgcttttaacCGATATATCCTGGAACAATGTCTTActcgtaaagggatagttcacccaaaaatgaaaactgtgcaAGAAATAGAATAACAGTGTAACTGGTGCATATAATGGCCACATACAGTGTGTTAGCACATTAGTGCCATGaaagcagaatgtaaacatggcAAATTACACATTA
Proteins encoded in this window:
- the LOC127429854 gene encoding TBC1 domain family member 15-like isoform X2, whose amino-acid sequence is MIASCDESHVEGNGKKHLESNGPTGKVKGTNCSVSAGNKTICRSVAPVIAPASTCQRISLPGVMDEEGRVDESRLRMYIFKNGGVSPEERGQVWRFLFGMYPCSSTALERPLLLEQMAVRYQAMKRKWQQLLPGAVCLRLNGTDGELLTAVKYFDQRQDRERNRQQYRSEEVKERLSFLELQAQVLFERVTFDLEELQEAIRIIDKDVPRTDRDLPYYRNEGLGNLLVLRDILITFAAFHPEVSYAQGMNDLCSRFLEVLDSEVDTYWSFSCYMEKFSKDFCADGLYRKMELEAALLKELDPQLHSHLVTDNMDRLTFCHRWLLLGFQREFQHSDALRLFEILSCDHLELISQQVDRARYRERLARKHSLEDEPLTEAQAVNTDFTFELFMCATILLENRDTLLNCRNEVQLIQFTSRSYQQV
- the LOC127429854 gene encoding TBC1 domain family member 15-like isoform X1, with the protein product MIASCDESHVEGNGKKHLESNGPTGKVKGTNCSVSAGNKTICRSVAPVIAPASTCQRISLPGVMDEEGRVDESRLRMYIFKNGGVSPEERGQVWRFLFGMYPCSSTALERPLLLEQMAVRYQAMKRKWQQLLPGAVCLRLNGTDGELLTAVKYFDQRQDRERNRQQYRSEEVKERLSFLELQAQVLFERVTFDLEELQEAIRIIDKDVPRTDRDLPYYRNEGLGNLLVLRDILITFAAFHPEVSYAQGMNDLCSRFLEVLDSEVDTYWSFSCYMEKFSKDFCADGLYRKMELEAALLKELDPQLHSHLVTDNMDRLTFCHRWLLLGFQREFQHSDALRLFEILSCDHLELISQQVDRARYRERLARKHSLEDEPLTEAQAVNTDFTFELFMCATILLENRDTLLNCRNEVQLIQFTSSLQGKLDLNSTLQKAEEHFYNYCKRSAWDYLSARYRLRRSKEDNFLYQLRNLFS
- the LOC127429854 gene encoding TBC1 domain family member 15-like isoform X3; this translates as MYPCSSTALERPLLLEQMAVRYQAMKRKWQQLLPGAVCLRLNGTDGELLTAVKYFDQRQDRERNRQQYRSEEVKERLSFLELQAQVLFERVTFDLEELQEAIRIIDKDVPRTDRDLPYYRNEGLGNLLVLRDILITFAAFHPEVSYAQGMNDLCSRFLEVLDSEVDTYWSFSCYMEKFSKDFCADGLYRKMELEAALLKELDPQLHSHLVTDNMDRLTFCHRWLLLGFQREFQHSDALRLFEILSCDHLELISQQVDRARYRERLARKHSLEDEPLTEAQAVNTDFTFELFMCATILLENRDTLLNCRNEVQLIQFTSSLQGKLDLNSTLQKAEEHFYNYCKRSAWDYLSARYRLRRSKEDNFLYQLRNLFS